A region from the Triticum urartu cultivar G1812 chromosome 1, Tu2.1, whole genome shotgun sequence genome encodes:
- the LOC125535520 gene encoding Bowman-Birk type proteinase inhibitor B6-like, with protein sequence MKNTKLVAILLLHAILVMGILAHVNANYFPKCCDKCRSFSGVDICDDAHPQCPKGCSTCRAVQTGRVKMFRCADMRSTINGTCGPRCKKN encoded by the exons ATGAAGAACACCAAGCTTGTGGCGATCCTTCTCCTCCATGCCATCCTGGTCATGGGAATCCTTGCACACGTGAATG CCAACTACTTCCCCAAGTGTTGTGACAAATGCAGGTCGTTCTCGGGGGTTGACATATGTGACGACGCCCATCCTCAGTGCCCCAAGGGCTGCTCCACATGCCGCGCGGTGCAGACGGGCCGTGTCAAGATGTTCCGATGTGCCGACATGCGCTCCACCATCAACGGCACGTGCGGCCCACGCTGCAAGAAGAACTAA